The segment GTCTATGGCATTCTTGGATCACATAGTTCCATTGATGATATTAGAGTTGATAACAAGAAGATTTAGGCAGTTCTGAATTGGCCTAAACCTACATCTCCTACTGATATTAGGGAGTTTATTGGGTTTGGTTGGCTACTATAAAAGATCTGTAGAAGTTTTGTCGTCTATTTTGTCTCCTTTGATGAAGTTGACTCAGAAAACAATCAAGTTTCAATTGTCTGAAGCTTGtcagaaaaaaaatcaagaattgaagaagaggttgactactgtCCTAGTTTTGACTTTAACGaagggtactcaaggttttgtggtgtattatgatgcatctagggttggtttgagTTGTGTCCTAATGCAGAATGATAAGGTTATAACATATGCCTCCAGAcaattgaaagttcatgagaagcaCTACCCACCCCATGACTAAGAGTTGGTTATTGTATTATTCGCCTTAAAGATATGGTGTCAGTATTTGTAtgaggttcatgttgatgtattcacggatcacaagagcctacaatatgtgttcactcagctGAATCTCAGACAaaagaggtggttagaattgctTAGAAATTATGACATGAGCATTCTTTACCAcctaggtaaggctaatgtggttgttgatccCTTGAACATGTTTtctatgggtagtaccacccatcttgaagaagagaagaaatgaTATCAAAACGTATGCATAGAATTGCACGTTTAGGAGTACGACTcatggattccacagaaggaggaatggtggtgatgaatggggctgaatcatcattagtgtcagaagtaaaagagaagaaagaccAAGATCCTATTTTTCTTAAGTTGAAAGCAAATGTTCAGAAGCAAAAGGTAtaagcttttgaacaagggggatatgatgtattaatatatcaagGTAGACTATGTGTACCAATGGTGGAGGGACTCCAAGAGAAAATcctggaggaagctcatagctccagatattacATTCATctggttccaccaaaatgtatcgcgacttAAGAGAAGTATATTGGTTGAATGGTATGAAGAAGGGACTGTCAAGTTTGTgtctaagtgtccaaattgccaacaagttaaagtagagcatCAAAGACCCAATGGTttagctcagaatatagaactttcGGAGTGGGAGTGAGACCAAGGTCTCGCAGGTagcatgactctatttgggtgattttCAATAGAATGACAAATCAACCAACTttttgccggtaaagactacaCATTCAGCAGAAGATCATGCCAGGTTATATATTCAGgaggtggtaagacttcatggggttccAATCTCCATATTTTATATCGAGGTGCATAATTTACTGCCCAATTCTGGAAATTTATTTAGAAAGATTTGGGTTCGATGGTCAACTTGAATActacctttcatcctcagacaaaTGGGCAAGCAAAGtgtattattcataaaatagaAGATATTTTGAGGGCTTGCATGATttatttcaaaggaaattgggatgatcacctacctctcattgagttttctTAAAACAACAATTATTACTCTGGCAttcaaatggctccatatgaagctctttatggaagAAGATGcagcagatctcctattggatggatCGGAGTTGGTAAATCAGGGTTAATAGTAACAGATTGAGTTAACTAAGCTATGGAGAATgtgaaggtgattcaagagaggttgagCACAACGTAAAAGTCATCAAAAGTCCTACACTGATGTTGGGAGAAGGTTATAAGAGTTcgaagtagatgattgggtaCATTTAAatgtttcacccatgaagggtgttatgaggtttggtaagaaggagAAGCTTAGTGCCCGGTATATTGGACAGTATTACATAGCCAAGAGAATATAAAATGTAGCGTATGAGTTGGATCTACCACTGGAATTAGCAGCGGTCTACCTGGTGTTTcacatctccatgttgaagaagttaatgcgtgatccttcattgatcattACAACTGAAAATATTGGGATGAAGGACAGTTTGTCTTACGAGGAGATTCCTGTTCAGATTCTAGATCggcaagttcgcaagttgaggacaaaaGAGGTTGAATCAGTCAAAGTACTTTAGAGGAACCAATATGTTaaagaagctacttgggaaaaTAAAGAGggtatgaagaagagatatccacatctctttgtaTCCGGAGAAAATGCTGAacaaggtactaattctcttcttagtactcTTTAAATTATGAGTGAGCATGTTGTTTGTGCatttgcttgttgggtgttGGAACTAGATGTACCACCCTTAGCCTAGTGAGAATAACCTCATTCGAGTACGAATGATCCCAAGGGGGTTACATTGTAACACCTCACAAATTTAAATGACTAGAAAGAAGCTTAAATTaggaaataatcatttttgaaaagaactgaaaatatggaaattagttaaattaggaaaaatgagtttttggtcaacttcaaacaatcataacttctagctcaggatgatttAGGTATGCTTCTAGATATGGTCGGAAAGTCCTTGAAACAATATTTCAACGTCGTTGAGTTTTTGTGATTCTGATTTCGGATAagtgagttatgccctttgAAAGTCGGGTTGTTGaaataaggaaagtccaatcccgAATTTTAAagggtagtttggtcttttTCGTACCCaacttaattgattaattttttataatatttttagggGTTGTtggaataatatttaataatagttcagttttgtcttttaaaaaatacagttagggtttttggagaaagaacgcaagagaaaatagaaaaggaaaaacaagatTCATTATTTCGAAAGGATTTGACTACAGATTTCTTCAAGGATTTGATTCCACATGGTATGTGAGTCTTTCATAGCGTTGGTTTCATCCACCCACGCGCCAAACATGATTAGTTCAGAGCAATTTGTCCCCAAAGAGTTTTAAAGTTGACATCCTTGACATgaattcttgaaattgaatgttgttcttgaattggcTTGAAttgtggaatttttttttgagatctttAAGTTACGTTTTAGAGTAGCTTTGAGTTAGGTTTGTGGGTAAAAATTCTGGGCATCAGTATCTAAAATGAatttgagaatatttttttgagttttggcAGATTGGGGATGGAAAATGAAGAAGCAAAAAGGTGGATAGGTTTCGTTAAAAAAGTCCGCGTCGCAGACTTGTACCCCCTGTGAACAAAAATCAGCTCTACGTCGTGGAAAAGACGTTATTTAGGAGCATCTTCGCGTCACGAACTTGTTCCATGACGGTAATGTCATAAATTTTCTCAAGTATAGCTATTCagaatcattcctaaacatcttgAGGTCTTTCCAACCACAGATCATAATCATtgatccataattcaattcaaggatcaATTAAGAGTCAATTCAAGTAAGAGTTAAGATTAAAGTGAAGAGTCAAGTAAGAGAATTTCAGTTCAAgttttcataagtcttttacaaacggtttaattttgttttaagacttaagatTTGAGTTCAGTAAAGaataaagttgaagttctttcttaaaataagtatatggggactatgtattcccaaagtggtttaaaagaaatgttttcatattaaaacaagaacggaaactgagatttccaaagagctcCGAGctactttttagaaaaaagtaaTAGCTTTCTAAAAAGAAGCAAGCAagaaaactgagatttccaaaatagcctttgagctaagttttgagcactaatctcaaaccacagaaaAACGTCTCTATAAAACCATGTATCCACcgtgggtagaaaagggtcatactttttcgatgaacccttttcacaactagtgaatccattaggtagttcaggtcctatacctttggccgggtataGAATGCGCTAGCATCTTGAGGTAgatcattgtatcatcactatagctcttatgtgatgattgtcggttagagaaactcctataacattttttgtatttttatatacattagtttcttatatttttctatacATTTCAGAGTTATGTGGTATCCTTGCATATACAtagagttgacatcatgttttaaaaaacttttctaTTATATCACAAttgttttaaactgctttataatgaaatgagttagcaagtattcatgagttgagcagagccaaggtaagtgtttctttcagaatctctttcaagcctatgtttgtACTGTTTAACATTTCAActtacatactcgtacattcaatatactgatgCCAATTGGCTTGCATTGTTTTATAATGCAGAAACAGGTAACAAGGATCAGCATGTAGCGCaacgttgatccagttgagcagtgcagagtcagttggtgagcctccttgcattccgtaGGACACTTTTACTTGAtttctagtttagttcattaggatgttgtgggggtTGTCCCAACATCAATCTCAATTTTAGAGGCTTAATAGATGGACAATCAAATGTTAGTCCTTTGAGTCTTTTCAGTATTATCTCTTATTGTTATGACTTGGGTTGCCAGATTTGTCCAAGTTTGAATAtttcagttttaaaaaaaaatcctcaGTTATTACATGATTTCAGTTCAGTTAAGTTTAATGATTATTGTCTTCCTCTGAGTAAAGTAAGTCAGACCAAAGGTCTGCTCGAGGCCAACAATGATCATCGAGCGCCGGCaacgcccagggtgtaggctcggggtgtgacacaattattttattcaaaggaATAATAGAAAGGGTAGACTTAAAGAATTTAAAAGAATATGTGAGGAAAATAATCTTAGAGCAAGATTAATGCCCAAAGAAATAGAGACTAGGTGGAATTCtacatatgattttttaaaaaacttgcTACATTTATAGAGTGCACATAACTACAACTTTTAACCAATATGTATATAGATTTTTCGAAGTCATGTTGCAAAAAATCTGATTGGCTTAAAATTAATGAAgttgttttttaagaaaaaattatgtcGCTACCGTTGTATTTTCAGTGCTTATTATCCTACCATGTGTAGTATTTAATTTATGTAGCCGACCTTGCTATATTGCTTAGTGAATATACACTTAAAGAAGATTATACAATAGCTATTACTGAAATGATTGAAAAACCTATTCCTCCTATTTATTTGGTTGGTGCTATGTTAAATTTGGTACTATATATGTCTAAATTTGTTCGAGTTATATATATACAGTGCTTTAGATGTTCAAATTCATGAGGACCCTACTATATATAAGACTATGAGTGATACAAATGATCATATTTAAgcattatataatcatcatatcactTTACTTGATAACGCTACACCTACTTACATTGTTCCTCTATATCATCCCTCAAGTGATGCATCATTATTTAAAAGACAAGTACATGGTATGCCTGTACATTGTGCTTAATTTATCTGTCTGGAATAGAATACAGTCTACATCtcaaaacaacataaatcaaGATGAGCTTGTTTATTATTTGAGATAGGCCTCGGAAAACAATCAAAGTAATATTAGGATAATGGAATATTGGTGGAAGAACAACCAAAAACAATATCCAGTACAGACGAACTGtaaaaaatgattcaaaatatgTAGAATTTACATTTTACAATTTATTAGAGACAAAGAGATGTAATTTTGTAACTTTATATGTTGTAAAGTCAAAAGCTCATTGAGTCTTTGcgtttcttaatttctttttttccttcataAAATCACTATGtcttcaattttaaattgtaGACACTATAATAAGTCGATAcgtgaaaaaaaatgttaacgattatttacttaaaaaaatcatgaaaatattaCATATTAAGTAGTATATTGTTTatatattagaaataatatatataatataatggaattattataatataatagatAGTATATTGTGtgtaattttgtatatattaaagtatatatgcaatatataatgtaagtattttattatattaagtagtatattgtgtatatattagaagtatatatataatataataaaagtattttaaaataatagataatatattgtgtatgtattagaagtatatatataatataatgtaagTATTCTAATATAATTGATtgtatattatgtttatatattagaagtgtgtgtgtgtgtatatatatatatatatataaaagtgtGAACATAAAAGTGTGaacatattttcaatataaaagtGTGAACATATTTTCAAGTTTACTCTAACTTGTAAATATGTTTGTTGAAGTGATAAATATTCTTTTCGACACTGTGATTGGAATAGAAGTGTAGTTTTAAATTGAACTTCatgttgattttaaaaaaacactcaAACAAACTGAAAAGTTTTGTGTAAAATTTTCCATTTCAAGTATACATAATAAATTGATTTGTTGTCCAATATGATACATTCTCCCTTTAATTATCCAATTTAATAGTTACttatgataaatttaaaaggggaactttaaaatgatatatgtgaaaCAAAAGGTAGACCTGAACTTTCTACGCATTAGGATTAGAATATTTGTTCACTATTtccatcattttaaaatttatctatcTCTTCACCAacgaatatttattttttagaaaatttaatatctcAGGTTGATGTACATTTGATACcccaaaaatatcaaatattaacACTTTCTGGAGGCACAAGgataaatcataaaatcaaatcaaatatgatttattgaaggataaatgataagatgttataaattataattatcatttcctctacattattaatattatttactaTGAAATCTTGTATGTAAGACAATACagttttttaatttgaataaaGAATAAGACataagtttattttataaattctctGATATTAAATTCCCCGCATGACACATGTAATTTTACTAGATAAATGTAAGAGAAAATCTTGTCAAATTggtcaaataattatttaaatattggtcaaagaaaatttaaagcaaattccccaaaaaAATATGGtctaataaacatttattataaaaattgataTCCTCATAATGTATAACCAAATGTCAATGCAATAAATAATTGTCAAGTTCTTGACATATTTACTATAAATTTGCCATACACCAAGCTCAATATTCTCCATCCCAGTCGATTGGtttctttgttaattttaaACACAATGATATCTAGGTATAATATTGTTGGTATATTTTTCCTTGTTTTGGTCTCAATAGTTGTTACTATTGAAGGTCGTAGTATCACTCAATTCTTAACCCAAAAATCAAAAGGAACAAAATGGGCTGTCCTAGTTGCTGGCTCCAATGGATGGACTAATTATAGGCATCAGGTAGTCatcctaaattatttttttatatataaaatatatatagccTAACATTTTTATGATTCAACTTCTTGTAAGCTTTAATTGATTGTCTTGATGATGGGTAGATGACATTGTTGGTGTGATTGGCTCACGACGATGTGAATGTTTGACGTTTTGTTTGTGGTGACTGAAGTGGTTGGTTTGATCATATCTTTATCAACATCTatcaactttgttttattttgggaATCATGTGgctaatattgatttttttcaagtttttacATATCTTGAGAtaattgaatttgattattctaAACTACTGTTTGAAGATATTTCACATcgaaccacaaaaaaaaaatcaacatatcCACAAAAATCTAGAGTTGAAATATCTGACTataattgatttgatttgacTTATAAGTATAAAAACATGACACTTTGATTGGACTTAAAATTTTTAACTCTTCCGGTAttagaaaatatcaaattacTAGCAACTTAAAGTCAAAAATGACGTTTCCGTCCCCCTtcgaacaaaaaaaaacaagaaacatgTTAATTGAAATATAAAGGAGAAATAAGAACTATATACCCACTCTGGTCCAATTTAACACAGTTTTTATATGCCCATTCTGTTCAAGTTTAACACACTTTTTTTACTCCGTTAATAAAAATCGCCTTTGCACAAACgaaaacaattttaatttagaatacTCTTTTATTGTTAATAATGATTTATAGCCAGtctacaaattttaataatgttattttctgttttaaattttgtgttaaGTTAAACAAGTGGACAACTACAATAATTTAAATGTAACCTTTTTGTATGATTTCAGGCTAATGTGTGTCACGCTTACCAAATACTGAAGGATGGTGGTCTTAAGGATGAGAACATCATTGTATTTATGTATGATGATATTGCTAACAATACAGAAAACCCAAGACCTGGTGTCATCATCAATAACCCACATGGCCATGATGTTTACAAAGGCGTCCCTAAGGtttgttcttttaattttgtgttcaATTTTCAAGATTATGAGATTGTTTGTTAGATAATGAAggttcttctcttctctttttgttGAGGTAGGATTATGTAGGTGATGATGTTAATGCTAACAACTTTTTCAATGTCATCCTTGCCAATAAAAGTGGTGTTGTTGGAGGAAGTGGGAAAGTTTTGAAGAGTGGTCCAAATGACCATATCTTCATCTACTTCACTGATCATGGTGCCCCTGGGGTTATTTGTAAGTATCTTCCTCACATTAATTCTTAAACTCTGCGACACTTTAATTGGGACAGAGTGAGTAGTTATTATCTTAGAAAATCAGTTTGTTTGTTGAAAAGAATTGGAATCAAGAAGAAATATGACTTCCTTACATAATAATTAGTATTAGTGGAGCGATTATGTGAGAAATAAGACCCCATTTTGAAGTTGTGAATGTGTATAATTCATGTTGCCTAATACTCATTCTAAATCGAAGCTTGATTTGTGATTCTTCGAAACTGATTGGGATATGCATTATTGTTTTCGTGTTTTATTATTATCAGCAATGCCATATAATGAAGTGATTTATGCACATGAGCTAGTTAACATGTTGAAAAAGAAGCATGCTTCAGGGACGTATGACAGACTGGTAACTCGCTggctttatttttttaaggatttctttccctttttcagAATGTTTGATCAGTAAAATTTAATGTCTGTATTTTATATTGGATGATGTGCAGGTGTTTTACCTAGAAGCCTGTGAGTCTGGAAGCATGTTTGATGGTATTCTCCCCAAAGGACTTAATATCTATGCCATGACTGCATCAAAACCTGATGAAGACAGTTATGGCACATACTGTGGCGAGAGTACTCCTGTTGATTCCTGCTGGGGTCAGTGTCCCCCTCCCGAGTTTAAGGGTGTTTGTTTGGGAGACTTGTTCAGTGTTTCCTGGATGGAAGATAGGTATAAACAATTTTCGGAACCTCTGTTCTCGTAGTCCACATTGTAAGGAAGGAGTATGCCAAGTAtagattcttttattttttttctatcattTATACTTGGAAATGACATATTATGTCAAACTAATTATTGTTTTCACCTATGAACAGTGATGTACAAGATCGAAAAACAAACAGCGTGCATCAGCAGTATAGTCGAGTGAGAGTTTATATTGTTATTGACAATTATTGTATATGCTTTAAACTATTTgctaaaaaaatacaagatcAATTGTTTGGGCAATAcctatatttcttttattcaattcaattgGAAGATTTATGATTTCATTTCAGGTTGCAAAAAGAACTGCTTCCaacttaacatatcataattatGGCTCCCACGTCCAAGAATATGGTGATAAAGTGGTGAGTTTTGATCCTCTCGCCGCATATATGGGTGAAACTTCCAAAAATCACAGGCATAACTCTGTGGGTGCAAAGTCATTCTCGACATCATCATCAAGGAATGTGGATCAGAGAAGTACTGAACTTTTCTATTTGTTCACCAAAGTAAGTACTCTACCTTTTTTTGATGGAGAATTCATCTTCCAACACATTTcagttattttctttctttatgttTGCAGCATCAAAATGCTCCTGAAGGCTCCGATGAGAAATATGAAGCTCATGTGAAACTAAATGAAGTTATGTCACAGAGAATTCAAGTTGACAGTAATGTAAAGCATCTAGGGGACCTTCTTTTTGGTGTTGAAAAAGGTATTGAGGTACTACACAGTGTTCGACCTGCTGGAAAACCACTTGTTGACAATTGGGATTGCCTTAAGTCCTATGTAAGTATTTAACATGGTGATAAAAACAATGATTTCTGTGGTATTTAAGTTGAATTTTCgtgttttattcttttgatgAAAATATGACTACTCAATTCTTTATAATAGGTCAAGATATTTGAAACACATTGTGGAAGGTTAACAGTTTATGGAAGGAAACATGTTCGTGGTATCGCCAACATCTGCAATGCTGGGATTACAAGTGAGAAAATGGCTGCTATGTCTGCTCAAGCATGTTCAAGTTAGTAGAGGGTACTCTTGGCAGTTGGCAAATAGTATAATTTGCTAGTATGTGTCATCCtgcaaatttttcttttttcgctGATAGCTACATTCAGAAAAAAACTGCTTAGAAGCAGATATTTTCCATGTACTAAAGCTTTATTTTCTCAATTATAATGGCTTCTTAACCTTTTATGCATTTACCGAGTCTTGTTCAGTTTTATCTAAGTTCGATTTTGTCTGACAATTGGAAATTATGAAGCTTTTAGCCTGGCAGCATGTAGAACTTCGCTGAGTTAACGTACATTATTCTAGCCGttctttatatcaaaaattTTGAAGAGTGGTAAGTGAAGAGAGTCGTAATCAATCATAATTTTGTCGTTGTACTTGTATGAAGGAAAATGCTTccataaaataatgaaaaaaacatatcatgtttcatataaagaaaaagatttgCATTCTCATCTCTGCCACTGGcctaaatataaatattctgtagtatttcattaaaataagaaaCTATCTAtcaatagaatatatatatatatatatatatatataNNNNNNNNNNNNNNNNNNNNNNNNNNNNNNNNNNNNNNNNNNNNNNNNNNNNNNNNNNNNNNNNNNNNNNNNNNNNNNNNNNNNNNNNNNNNNNNNNNNNNNNNNNNNNNNNNNNNNNNNNNNNNNNNNNNNNNNNNNNNNNNNNNNNNNNNNNNNNNNNNNNNNNNNNNNNNNNNNNNNNNNNNNNNNNNNNNNNNNNNNNNNNNNNNNNNNNNNNNNNNNNNNNNNNNNNNNNNNNNNNNNNNNNNNNNNNNNNNNNNNNNNNNNNNNNNNNNNNNNNNNNNNNNNNNNNNNNNNNNNNNNNNNNNNNNNNNNNNNNNNNNNNNNNNNNNNNNNNNNNNNNNNNNNNNNNNNNNNNNNNNNNNNNNNNNNNNNNNNNNNNNNNNNNNNNNNNNNNNNNNNNNNNNNNNNNNNNNNNNNNNNNNNNNNNNNNNNNNNNNNNNNNNNNNNNNNNNNNNNNNNNNNNNNNNNNNNNNNNNNNNNNNNNNNNNNNNNNNNNNNNNNNACATAAATTGTCCATAAGATTGCTCTACTCATCTTCCCTTTTGCTTGGCAGGGAATCCTTGTCCACCATCCCTGGATATTCTGATGTATCATTGTCAGGTCTAGCCATTTCAAGATAATACCTAAGCATTCGTTAGAGAACGCATATTGGAAAAATTATCACCAAGGATGTACCAGTCCTTTTTATAAACAATGAATAGTCTAAATGACATTAAGCAAAGCCAAGTTTTACGAGCATCTGTGAGTTTTACATTCCATTGCCTAGGAGCTTGTTTCAACCCATATAGTGATTTAATGAGCCTACATGTTTCTCCCCCTGAACATTAAATTCCCGGGGAAGTGTCATATTCTTAAAATAAGTCACCGCTGAAAAAATGCATCATGGATATTCCATTTACAAGTTGCAGCAAGGGCTAAGACACTTCTGATGCTAACCATTTTAACCACTGGTGAGAAGGTCTCTTGGTAGTGTAGGCCCTCCCTTTGATTGAACCATTTGGCAACTAATCTAGCTTTAAATCTATCAACCTCACCAGAAGCTTGGTATTTGATTTTAAAGATCCACTTGTAGACAATCAATAGCTCTCTTTGTTATATTATaggatgatcctcacaaatgcagggacctatGCCCCGACATTTTTACCATTAGATGCATAATGAGTTACAACTATAAAGTTGTCCCGTTAATCAGTGGTTGGTGAGGCACCAGTGTACTGTACTAATCAAAATTGACCAGGGTGTTGATCTAACGGGTAATAACTCTTTATGGTTGATATTTTTAACATGATAAACATCATGTTAAAGTCATTTGTTCAAAGGAGGAAGTCAGCCAAcaagtctttaaaaactcttaaAGAATGcagcaagggacctggtcccgaAAAGTAAGAAATGAAAAGAGGACGAAAATACAACTATCAAAAGACTGCCAACTGATGTGGTTGGTGTACAACCAGGGGAAGATTTAGGTGTACGAGTGGGGGTGCCACGACACCCAGTGTTTTCGGCAAAAACGTTGTATAcacatgtatatatgtataatatttaaatatatattacttttgtCATCTAGTGAATATACAATGGAATATCCCAATTGGCTAAGGTGAGTGTATGCCACCTCATCAACCCGGGTTTGaacctcaacaacaacatttagATGTTTTTGCTtgctcctttttttcttttttttttctttttctccattcattcttatttatttactgttctttattaattcaatttaaccccttttcattcattcttatttatttactattctttactaattcaaattaatcccttttagtaattaatttttatatattttacttacTCTCGCACTAATTATTAATATGTTGATTTGAGTGTAacatgtttattttgttttatcagTTAGTGCGTACTGAATTATCAGCggcaaataaatattattaagaatatatttaaataatagcttttagaaaaaacataagtttcaaaaatgttttttattaatttaaaggttCTTTGGATCTTCACCGACATTTTTCTAAGTAAGATGAATAGGCTGAAActgcaatttttattatttcccaACTATATATCTCCAACATCACATAAAGTCAATggaagatgaatatattatgttaatattattagatggtttatacaAGCTCAAATTTTGACATTACTTTTTTCTCTCAAAGTTGCAGCGAATAAGGcatctaattttaaaaagaaaataaaaattgaattgtttattaATCTCTGATCACAtaaaatctaaaagaaaatattactataaaaaCATTTGATcgatttatttataaaaataaaataaaattaataacccGAAATGTAACCCAAAATTAAAGCAACCAGTCCTTTTATCTTAATTGAATGTTG is part of the Solanum pennellii chromosome 8, SPENNV200 genome and harbors:
- the LOC107028013 gene encoding vacuolar-processing enzyme-like — encoded protein: MISRYNIVGIFFLVLVSIVVTIEGRSITQFLTQKSKGTKWAVLVAGSNGWTNYRHQANVCHAYQILKDGGLKDENIIVFMYDDIANNTENPRPGVIINNPHGHDVYKGVPKDYVGDDVNANNFFNVILANKSGVVGGSGKVLKSGPNDHIFIYFTDHGAPGVISMPYNEVIYAHELVNMLKKKHASGTYDRLVFYLEACESGSMFDGILPKGLNIYAMTASKPDEDSYGTYCGESTPVDSCWGQCPPPEFKGVCLGDLFSVSWMEDSDVQDRKTNSVHQQYSRVAKRTASNLTYHNYGSHVQEYGDKVVSFDPLAAYMGETSKNHRHNSVGAKSFSTSSSRNVDQRSTELFYLFTKHQNAPEGSDEKYEAHVKLNEVMSQRIQVDSNVKHLGDLLFGVEKGIEVLHSVRPAGKPLVDNWDCLKSYVKIFETHCGRLTVYGRKHVRGIANICNAGITSEKMAAMSAQACSS